One genomic segment of Mesoterricola silvestris includes these proteins:
- a CDS encoding peptidase domain-containing ABC transporter: MAALMGGRPWLRKRVDFIAQMEATECGAAALAMVLAHHGHHAPLAEVRQACGISRDGASALALVKAAHAFGLEAEGVRLEVEDLFRLPLPAILHWDFDHFVVLERVGRTGATLVDPAHGRRRVDRLELGRSFTGAALLFRPTPALAPRARMRPSLAKYREVFRRNLPSLTQILLATLVLEAVGLATPVASQLLLDRVLVPRQAPWLWGLALGLGSAAITAAALGLVRGWVALNLHLELNFALTGRFLGHMLRLPLGFFLQRDPGDLAQRAGSSAEVQDLLSTGAVNALLDGFLLLGFAALMIAYHPRLAGLVLALSLVHAALLGALWDRNRQLAASGRAAAGREGAALLEALSGLEATKASGAEGHMVRRWANRMTERVNLGLEAQGLTRGLGAALGLFQGLAGLLVFGVGGREVLAHRMTLGTFVAFLTLQGLFMAPLGSLLAALLQLQSLGTHLRRLDDVLETAGEPRGSADPGRLGGAVELRDVTFRYAPGGAPALDGLNVRIAPGETVALVGPTGAGKSTLARLFLGLHLPDRGTVRFDGRDLRELDLGAVRRQIGVVMQETFLFDDTVRANLALHDGDLSQERLLWAARMACVDDVIAALPRGFDSRVGENGSLLSGGQRQRLSLARALAHDPAILVLDEATSSLDPGTEARIQANLARLGCTRILIAHRLATLRDADRILVLQGARIVQEGPFGELQAAPGLFRDLLAAAEPGRG; this comes from the coding sequence GTGGCTGCGCTGATGGGCGGGCGCCCGTGGCTCCGGAAGCGGGTGGACTTCATCGCCCAGATGGAGGCCACCGAATGCGGAGCGGCCGCCCTGGCCATGGTCCTGGCCCACCACGGCCACCACGCCCCCCTGGCGGAGGTGCGCCAGGCCTGCGGCATTTCCCGGGACGGCGCCAGCGCCCTGGCCCTGGTGAAGGCCGCCCACGCCTTCGGCCTGGAGGCGGAGGGCGTCCGGCTGGAGGTGGAGGATCTGTTCCGCCTTCCTCTCCCGGCCATCCTCCACTGGGACTTCGATCATTTCGTCGTGCTGGAGCGGGTGGGAAGGACCGGCGCCACCCTGGTGGACCCGGCCCACGGGCGGCGCCGGGTGGACCGGCTGGAACTGGGGCGCAGCTTCACGGGCGCCGCCCTCCTGTTCCGCCCCACGCCGGCCCTGGCCCCCCGGGCCCGGATGCGCCCCAGCCTGGCGAAGTACCGGGAGGTCTTCCGGCGCAACCTGCCCAGCCTCACCCAGATTCTCCTGGCCACCCTGGTCCTGGAAGCGGTGGGCCTGGCCACGCCGGTGGCCAGCCAGCTGCTCCTGGACCGGGTCCTGGTGCCCCGGCAGGCGCCCTGGCTCTGGGGCCTGGCCCTGGGCCTGGGCTCGGCGGCCATCACCGCCGCCGCCCTGGGCCTGGTGCGCGGCTGGGTGGCCCTGAACCTGCACCTGGAACTGAACTTCGCGCTCACGGGCAGGTTCCTCGGCCACATGCTCCGCCTGCCCCTGGGCTTCTTCCTCCAGCGGGATCCCGGCGACCTGGCGCAGCGGGCCGGGAGCAGCGCCGAGGTGCAGGACCTGCTCAGCACCGGCGCGGTGAACGCCCTCCTGGACGGGTTCCTGCTCCTGGGCTTCGCCGCCCTGATGATCGCCTATCACCCCAGGCTGGCGGGGCTGGTCCTCGCCCTCAGCCTGGTGCACGCGGCCCTCCTGGGCGCCCTGTGGGACCGCAACCGCCAGTTGGCCGCTTCCGGGCGGGCCGCGGCGGGGCGGGAGGGGGCGGCCCTGCTGGAGGCCCTGTCCGGCCTGGAGGCCACCAAGGCCAGCGGCGCGGAAGGGCACATGGTGCGCCGCTGGGCCAACAGGATGACCGAGCGCGTGAACCTGGGCCTGGAGGCCCAGGGCCTCACCCGGGGCCTGGGCGCGGCCCTGGGCTTGTTCCAGGGCCTGGCCGGCCTCCTGGTCTTCGGGGTGGGGGGCCGGGAGGTGCTGGCGCACCGCATGACCCTGGGCACCTTCGTGGCCTTCCTGACCCTCCAGGGCCTGTTCATGGCGCCCCTGGGCTCGCTCCTGGCCGCCCTCCTCCAGCTCCAGTCCCTGGGCACCCACCTGAGGCGCCTGGACGACGTGCTGGAAACCGCCGGGGAACCCCGGGGCTCCGCGGATCCCGGCCGGCTCGGCGGGGCCGTGGAGCTGCGGGACGTGACCTTCCGGTACGCCCCCGGGGGCGCGCCCGCGCTGGACGGCCTCAACGTGCGCATCGCGCCGGGGGAGACCGTGGCCCTGGTGGGGCCGACGGGCGCCGGAAAGTCCACCCTGGCGCGGCTCTTCCTCGGCCTCCACCTTCCGGACCGGGGCACCGTGCGCTTCGATGGCCGGGATCTGCGGGAGCTGGACCTGGGCGCCGTGCGCCGCCAGATCGGCGTGGTGATGCAGGAGACCTTCCTGTTCGACGACACGGTGCGGGCGAACCTGGCCCTCCACGACGGGGACCTGTCCCAGGAGCGGCTCCTGTGGGCGGCCCGCATGGCCTGCGTGGACGATGTGATCGCCGCCCTGCCCCGGGGTTTCGACAGCCGGGTGGGCGAGAACGGCAGCCTGCTTTCCGGGGGCCAGCGCCAGCGGCTGAGCCTCGCCCGGGCCCTGGCCCACGATCCGGCCATCCTCGTCCTGGACGAGGCCACCAGTTCGCTGGACCCGGGCACCGAGGCCCGGATCCAGGCCAACCTCGCCCGCCTGGGCTGCACCCGGATCCTCATCGCCCACCGCCTGGCCACCCTGCGGGACGCGGACCGGATCCTGGTGCTCCAGGGCGCACGGATCGTCCAGGAAGGCCCCTTCGGGGAGCTCCAGGCCGCTCCGGGCCTCTTCCGGGACCTGCTCGCGGCCGCGGAGCCGGGCCGTGGCTGA
- a CDS encoding peptidase domain-containing ABC transporter — MAEPAPLAGFPPEEALGRLLARLGHEGGRQAFRDGLDPGPDRMIEALEDRGLQGRAARLDSRDLAYLERPTLVELREGTWVLLLDGPSGSFSVETPGGVRTLDPEALAERISGRALDLSPALPPGATLWARLKPLFLRQPRSLLQLGAALLMLQALALVLPATTALILDRALPDGASSLLALGVAGMFLATVHQVWIGWIQERVVLFFSTRLAVSAERGFLEHALRCPFPFLQSRTLGDLLQAFGGFAAARDLLPARTVGVFLSGAMGFLYLLAMFALLPGASLVILLVTALLALPTLALGRVQARLQARQVEAAAREHGLLIELVTGIATLKGSGTEARALDRWRGRRRAVLGLELTRSRLNLASDLVLGLVSQALAIGLFIHGGLRLLEGSLKPGTLFAFLQLSSGFTSSFLAVVHTALTLLILKPQLAKAQEILSREPDPRPRRDSPTPGPVPAVLEDVGFRYTPSSPWVLQGYDLRVDPGEKATLAGPSGFGKTTVLRLLAGLHVPERGRVRVAGRDPREVRHDLVYLPQFVRIFGGSILENLRIYACGAPLERLMEAAGPTGLQALVDTLPMGYRTLLPPGGRNLSGGQRQLIALTGALASGRPLLLLDEALANLDAAHAAPLRTLLAQGPWTLVSANPGEPGGTFR, encoded by the coding sequence GTGGCTGAACCGGCCCCCCTCGCCGGGTTTCCCCCCGAGGAGGCCCTGGGGCGCCTCCTGGCGCGCCTTGGCCACGAGGGCGGCCGCCAGGCTTTCCGGGATGGCCTGGACCCCGGACCCGACCGCATGATCGAGGCGCTGGAGGACCGGGGCCTCCAGGGCCGCGCCGCGCGGCTGGACAGCCGGGACCTCGCCTACCTGGAGCGGCCCACCCTGGTGGAGCTGCGGGAGGGCACCTGGGTTCTCCTCCTGGACGGGCCCTCTGGGTCCTTTTCGGTGGAAACGCCCGGGGGCGTCCGGACCCTGGACCCGGAGGCCCTGGCGGAACGCATCTCCGGAAGGGCCCTGGACCTTTCCCCCGCCCTGCCCCCCGGCGCCACCCTCTGGGCCCGCCTGAAACCCCTGTTCCTGCGCCAGCCCAGGAGCCTGCTCCAGCTGGGGGCGGCCCTGCTGATGCTCCAGGCCCTGGCCCTGGTCCTCCCCGCCACCACCGCCCTCATCCTGGACCGGGCCCTGCCGGACGGGGCCAGCTCCCTCCTGGCCCTGGGGGTGGCCGGGATGTTCCTGGCCACGGTGCACCAGGTGTGGATCGGCTGGATCCAGGAACGGGTGGTGCTGTTCTTTTCGACCCGGCTGGCCGTTTCCGCGGAACGCGGGTTCCTGGAGCACGCCCTGCGCTGCCCCTTCCCCTTCCTGCAGTCCCGCACCCTGGGCGACCTCCTGCAGGCCTTCGGCGGTTTCGCCGCGGCCCGGGACCTGCTCCCCGCCCGGACGGTAGGGGTATTCCTCAGCGGGGCCATGGGCTTCTTGTACCTGCTGGCGATGTTCGCCCTGCTTCCGGGCGCCTCCCTGGTGATCCTCCTGGTGACCGCCCTCCTGGCGCTCCCCACCCTCGCCCTGGGCCGCGTGCAGGCACGGCTTCAGGCCCGCCAGGTGGAAGCGGCGGCCCGGGAGCACGGCCTCCTCATCGAACTGGTGACCGGCATCGCCACACTCAAGGGCTCCGGCACGGAGGCCAGGGCCCTGGACCGGTGGCGGGGGCGGCGTCGCGCCGTCCTGGGCCTGGAGCTGACCCGGAGCCGCCTGAACCTCGCCTCGGACCTGGTCCTGGGCCTGGTCAGCCAGGCCCTGGCCATCGGCCTGTTCATCCACGGCGGCCTGCGCCTCCTGGAGGGTTCCCTGAAGCCCGGAACCCTCTTCGCCTTCCTCCAGCTGAGCAGCGGGTTCACCAGCTCCTTCCTGGCCGTGGTGCACACCGCCCTCACCCTCCTGATCCTGAAGCCCCAGCTGGCCAAGGCCCAGGAGATCCTCTCCCGGGAACCCGACCCGCGGCCCCGCCGGGACTCCCCCACCCCGGGCCCGGTGCCCGCCGTGCTGGAGGACGTGGGGTTCCGGTACACCCCCTCGTCCCCCTGGGTGCTCCAGGGCTACGACCTGCGGGTGGATCCCGGGGAGAAGGCCACCCTCGCCGGTCCCTCCGGCTTCGGCAAGACGACGGTCCTGCGGCTGCTGGCCGGTCTCCACGTGCCCGAGCGGGGCCGGGTCCGGGTGGCGGGCCGGGATCCCCGGGAGGTGCGCCACGACCTGGTCTACCTCCCCCAATTCGTCCGGATCTTCGGTGGCTCCATCCTGGAGAACCTGCGCATCTACGCCTGCGGCGCGCCCCTGGAGCGGCTCATGGAAGCCGCCGGCCCCACCGGCCTCCAGGCCCTGGTGGACACCCTGCCCATGGGCTACCGGACCCTCCTCCCCCCCGGCGGAAGGAACCTGTCCGGCGGCCAGCGCCAGCTCATCGCCCTCACCGGCGCCCTGGCGTCCGGACGACCGCTCCTGCTGCTGGACGAGGCCCTGGCCAACCTGGACGCCGCCCACGCCGCCCCCCTGCGAACCCTCCTGGCCCAGGGACCCTGGACCCTGGTGTCGGCGAACCCCGGGGAACCCGGCGGGACGTTCCGGTGA
- a CDS encoding MurR/RpiR family transcriptional regulator, which produces MTNPASDTPIQSRLAEAYRDLPEAMRRIADVLMSDHLLGALWGIESMAQRANVSVGTVVRFAKRLEYKGFSEFRDALRAACHERSGDSELELLEAPTDIYGALAEVARRDGENLNRLIQMVDHTTLETAVALITKARHRVILGRGVSHVMSLILAFYLTQAGLPCIAAIPSDFSNQVANLDERDLMIVLSFMPYSRETVDSAIFAKASGVPVLAFSDRADSPLAPYADILIPVPSEDLLFSCSVTTFSALAHAFAIVAASEDQSGTLHRLKAADKVAQPLFVDHWLPMRPGAYKAERKG; this is translated from the coding sequence ATGACGAATCCCGCATCAGATACCCCCATCCAGTCGCGCCTCGCGGAAGCCTACAGGGATCTCCCCGAGGCGATGCGGCGGATCGCGGACGTCCTCATGTCGGACCACCTCCTGGGGGCCCTGTGGGGCATCGAATCCATGGCCCAGCGGGCCAACGTGAGCGTCGGCACCGTGGTGCGCTTCGCCAAGCGCCTTGAATACAAGGGCTTCAGCGAATTCCGGGACGCCCTCAGGGCGGCCTGCCACGAGCGGAGCGGCGATTCGGAGCTGGAACTGCTGGAGGCGCCCACCGACATCTACGGGGCCCTGGCCGAAGTGGCCCGGCGGGATGGTGAGAATCTCAACCGCCTCATCCAGATGGTGGACCACACCACCCTGGAGACGGCCGTGGCCCTCATCACCAAGGCCCGCCACCGCGTGATCCTGGGCCGGGGCGTCTCCCACGTCATGAGCCTCATCCTGGCCTTCTACCTGACCCAGGCGGGCCTCCCCTGCATCGCCGCCATCCCCTCGGACTTCTCCAACCAGGTCGCCAATCTGGACGAGCGGGACCTGATGATCGTCCTCAGCTTCATGCCCTACAGCCGGGAAACCGTGGATTCCGCCATCTTCGCCAAGGCCTCGGGGGTCCCCGTGCTGGCCTTCTCGGACCGGGCCGACTCCCCCCTGGCCCCCTACGCCGATATCCTCATCCCCGTGCCCAGCGAGGACCTCCTGTTCAGCTGCAGCGTCACCACCTTTTCGGCCCTGGCCCACGCCTTCGCCATCGTGGCCGCCAGCGAGGACCAGTCCGGCACCCTGCACCGCCTGAAGGCCGCGGACAAGGTGGCCCAGCCCCTGTTCGTGGACCACTGGCTGCCCATGCGCCCTGGCGCCTACAAGGCGGAACGGAAGGGCTGA
- a CDS encoding MBL fold metallo-hydrolase, with protein MRYASLASGSKGNCHAFSRGSETLLVDAGISLKQIRLRLAELGWDPGQVRAVAITHEHSDHIAAIPVLLRNTDWDLLATPETLARIQAIQGIEIPRSRWIPLRAGEAVPWNGMTVLPFTTPHDAADSVAYRIEAGGFHAAVVTDLGHPTALVEDHCRDLDLLVLEANHDVQMLREGGYPAVLKARILSRVGHLSNESMGELLGRVLSGRLRNVVLAHLSEQNNDPELARFAAEGILRGTATALHVACQASALLVADPEN; from the coding sequence ATGCGCTACGCTTCGCTCGCCTCGGGCTCCAAGGGGAACTGCCACGCCTTTTCCCGGGGTTCCGAAACGCTCCTGGTGGACGCCGGCATCTCCCTCAAGCAGATCCGCCTGCGCCTGGCGGAGCTGGGCTGGGATCCAGGCCAGGTGAGGGCCGTGGCCATCACCCACGAGCACTCGGACCACATCGCCGCCATCCCCGTCCTCCTGCGGAACACCGACTGGGACCTCCTGGCCACCCCCGAGACCCTCGCGCGGATCCAGGCCATCCAGGGCATCGAGATCCCCCGGTCCCGGTGGATCCCCCTTCGCGCGGGCGAAGCCGTCCCGTGGAACGGCATGACCGTCCTGCCCTTCACCACCCCCCACGACGCCGCCGATTCGGTGGCCTACCGCATCGAGGCGGGGGGCTTCCACGCCGCGGTGGTCACGGACCTGGGCCACCCCACGGCCCTGGTGGAGGACCACTGCCGGGACCTGGACCTCCTGGTGCTGGAGGCCAACCACGATGTCCAGATGCTCCGGGAGGGCGGCTACCCCGCGGTGCTCAAGGCCCGGATCCTCAGCCGGGTGGGGCATCTCAGCAACGAATCCATGGGCGAGCTCCTGGGGCGCGTCCTTTCCGGCCGGCTGCGGAACGTCGTGCTGGCGCACCTCAGCGAGCAGAACAACGACCCTGAACTGGCCCGGTTCGCCGCCGAGGGGATCCTGCGGGGCACCGCCACGGCCCTCCATGTGGCGTGCCAGGCCTCGGCTCTCCTTGTTGCGGACCCGGAAAATTAA
- a CDS encoding LolA family protein, with protein MGGFLRKLALAALALLPLAAQPSVQEVVSRFDAAQAKISTLQAPFSLTIRRAMLRTPTVTRGTLYLQESDFVHFSFAPPEDLILHLTPKALISYSPAEGAAEQLKIGIIKNANRKFLGLGQRLSYLSDYFKISVGDGKGVAGTLLLTLQPRSYSVKKRMQVLLIWVDKETYLPRQLNWVERGGDSWLLELGALATNQPLPASVSGFKLPPGIPIKDEFSFFATRRK; from the coding sequence ATGGGCGGATTCCTCCGGAAGCTAGCCCTGGCGGCCCTGGCCCTCCTGCCCCTCGCGGCCCAGCCCTCGGTCCAGGAGGTGGTGTCGCGCTTCGACGCCGCCCAGGCCAAGATCTCCACCCTCCAGGCCCCCTTCAGCCTCACGATCCGCCGGGCCATGCTCAGGACCCCCACGGTCACCCGGGGCACCCTGTACCTCCAGGAATCGGATTTCGTCCATTTCAGCTTCGCCCCCCCCGAGGACCTGATCCTCCACCTGACGCCCAAGGCCCTGATCTCGTACAGCCCCGCCGAAGGCGCGGCCGAACAGCTGAAGATCGGGATCATCAAGAACGCCAACCGCAAGTTCCTGGGGCTGGGGCAGAGGCTCTCCTACCTGTCGGACTACTTCAAGATCTCCGTCGGGGACGGCAAGGGGGTGGCGGGCACCCTCCTCCTCACCCTCCAGCCCCGGAGCTATTCCGTGAAGAAGCGCATGCAGGTGCTGCTCATCTGGGTCGACAAGGAGACCTACCTGCCCCGCCAGCTCAACTGGGTGGAGCGGGGAGGGGATTCCTGGCTGCTGGAACTGGGGGCCCTGGCCACGAACCAGCCCCTGCCGGCCAGCGTCTCGGGCTTCAAACTGCCCCCCGGGATCCCCATCAAGGACGAGTTCAGCTTTTTCGCCACCAGAAGGAAGTAG
- a CDS encoding FHA domain-containing protein: protein MIVQCPSCASRFQYGEERFLGAASKRFRCPKCGETFEVLNPTLAPAQPAPPAPAPPPPPPPKATETSRRKGRDAMMDLANFKNDGMPSGLRFTLAFLTGPFASTVRVLDSPLTVIGREEGDVVINDPEISRRHARIEIHPDGTVWLTDLDSTNGTFVGGAAIPGPTKLADRQEFSCGRSTFMLLIRDTNIIGLD, encoded by the coding sequence ATGATCGTCCAATGTCCATCCTGTGCATCCCGGTTCCAGTACGGGGAAGAGCGGTTCCTGGGGGCCGCGTCCAAGCGCTTCCGGTGCCCGAAGTGCGGCGAGACGTTCGAGGTCCTGAACCCGACGCTGGCCCCCGCCCAGCCCGCGCCCCCCGCCCCCGCCCCGCCGCCGCCGCCTCCCCCGAAGGCCACCGAGACCAGCCGGCGCAAGGGCCGCGACGCCATGATGGACCTGGCGAACTTCAAGAACGACGGCATGCCCTCCGGCCTGCGCTTCACCCTGGCCTTCCTCACCGGCCCCTTCGCCTCCACCGTGCGGGTGCTGGATTCCCCCCTGACCGTCATCGGCCGGGAGGAAGGGGACGTGGTGATCAACGACCCTGAGATCTCCCGGCGCCACGCGCGAATCGAGATCCACCCCGACGGCACCGTGTGGCTCACCGACCTGGATTCCACCAACGGCACCTTCGTGGGCGGCGCGGCCATCCCCGGCCCCACCAAGCTCGCCGACCGCCAGGAGTTCTCCTGCGGGCGCAGCACCTTCATGCTGCTCATCCGGGACACCAACATCATCGGACTGGATTGA
- a CDS encoding tetratricopeptide repeat protein has protein sequence MATPFEPYLNQAKALFEAGDVVKAGQIWQAVLKKDPGSEEARAGLYRVKAHFDARATQDGLKAAPEPVPQDRRTLTPPSPGVNSLLDAGIALYDAGLVAKAIATWETALLQDPGNALAKGYLDGARRKLEAESQPAAAPPPPPEEIDKLLRDGCTLYDMGQVEDALKKWECILATDPRNTLAQAYANDARRDLGLAQQATGARPAPPADSPTAPAASPAASPDAAPEGDTSRADRLVREGVQIYDMGMTEEASEKWRQALALEPGHRDALGYLEMARRDQEQPSPASAPARPEPPPRPAAPPDNLEPRVLAAENLLRNRKFEEAAFAFQRLMEAGSRDARVLQGYQQARAVLTAREEPPAAPAPPAAPAPAPVDPPRALTVRPTQRHGLKLPAFLGDVTLPHWLDSPSRLALACGAGALALLALLGYRHFQRNAALTQAVAAAKANAMAPIARRSQVVQLGETPEEIRSECSHAMTDDPLTAYYRAQELLRMDAGDATAAQLLGRARGLMASAPPLGSGKDLDQAIKEGDLESARNAVRDQLRSRPDDPELQDKARMIYLALVQARATSEHFAEARELLKQGRAMFPQDRTWAARLRLLDEIQAMGKATRNAWIPLLG, from the coding sequence GTGGCCACGCCCTTCGAACCCTACCTCAACCAGGCGAAAGCCCTGTTCGAGGCCGGCGACGTCGTGAAGGCCGGCCAGATCTGGCAGGCCGTCCTGAAGAAGGATCCCGGCAGCGAGGAGGCACGGGCGGGGCTCTACCGGGTCAAGGCCCACTTCGACGCGCGGGCCACCCAGGATGGCCTGAAGGCCGCCCCGGAACCCGTCCCCCAGGACCGCCGGACCCTCACGCCCCCCAGTCCCGGGGTCAACAGCCTGCTGGACGCCGGCATCGCCCTCTACGACGCGGGCCTCGTGGCCAAGGCCATCGCCACCTGGGAAACGGCCCTCCTCCAGGACCCCGGCAACGCCCTGGCCAAGGGCTACCTGGACGGGGCCCGGCGCAAGCTGGAGGCCGAGAGCCAGCCCGCCGCCGCGCCGCCGCCCCCCCCCGAGGAGATCGACAAGCTCCTGCGGGACGGCTGCACCCTGTACGACATGGGCCAGGTGGAGGATGCCCTGAAGAAGTGGGAGTGCATCCTGGCCACCGACCCCCGCAACACCCTCGCCCAGGCCTATGCCAACGACGCCCGCCGGGACCTGGGCCTGGCGCAGCAGGCCACGGGCGCCCGCCCCGCCCCACCCGCGGATTCGCCCACGGCTCCGGCCGCGTCCCCGGCCGCGTCCCCGGACGCCGCTCCGGAAGGGGACACCTCCCGCGCGGACCGGCTGGTGCGGGAAGGCGTCCAGATCTACGACATGGGCATGACCGAGGAGGCCTCCGAGAAGTGGCGCCAGGCCCTGGCCCTGGAACCCGGGCACCGGGACGCCCTGGGCTATCTGGAAATGGCGCGCCGGGACCAGGAGCAGCCCTCCCCCGCCAGCGCCCCGGCCCGGCCTGAACCGCCCCCCAGGCCCGCCGCCCCCCCCGACAACCTGGAGCCCCGGGTCCTCGCCGCGGAGAACCTGCTCCGCAACCGGAAATTCGAGGAGGCCGCCTTCGCCTTCCAGCGCCTCATGGAGGCCGGGTCCAGGGATGCGCGCGTCCTCCAGGGCTACCAGCAGGCCCGGGCCGTCCTCACGGCCCGGGAGGAACCCCCCGCGGCCCCGGCGCCCCCGGCGGCGCCGGCCCCGGCCCCCGTGGATCCGCCCCGGGCCCTCACGGTCAGGCCCACCCAGCGCCACGGCCTCAAGCTGCCGGCCTTCCTGGGGGACGTCACCCTGCCCCACTGGCTGGACAGCCCCTCCCGCCTCGCCCTGGCCTGCGGCGCCGGCGCCCTGGCCCTCCTGGCCCTGCTGGGCTACCGCCACTTCCAGCGCAACGCCGCGCTCACCCAGGCCGTGGCCGCCGCCAAGGCCAACGCCATGGCCCCCATCGCCCGCAGATCCCAGGTGGTCCAGCTGGGGGAGACCCCGGAGGAGATCCGCAGCGAGTGCTCCCACGCCATGACCGACGACCCCCTCACCGCCTACTACCGGGCCCAGGAACTGCTCCGCATGGACGCGGGCGACGCCACCGCCGCCCAGCTGCTGGGGCGGGCCCGGGGGCTCATGGCGTCGGCCCCCCCCCTGGGCTCCGGCAAGGACCTGGACCAGGCCATCAAGGAAGGCGACCTGGAATCGGCCCGCAACGCCGTGCGCGACCAGCTTCGCAGCCGACCCGACGACCCCGAGCTCCAGGACAAGGCCCGCATGATCTACCTGGCCCTGGTCCAGGCCCGGGCCACCTCGGAACACTTCGCCGAGGCCCGGGAACTCCTCAAGCAGGGCCGCGCGATGTTCCCCCAGGACCGGACCTGGGCCGCCCGGCTGCGGCTCCTGGACGAGATCCAGGCCATGGGCAAGGCCACCCGCAACGCCTGGATCCCCCTCCTGGGCTGA
- a CDS encoding APC family permease encodes MADFRRLLLGRRLASDESHHNRISNPIALAVFSSDALSSVAYATQEIMASLSTALGHAGALMAGATAAAVFGLAVPVAMGITALLIILAFSYRQTILEYPGGGGAYIVAKDNLGEMAAQTAGASLLVDYILTVAVSVSSGIAAITAALPVLQGYNVTLTLLAIGFIATANLRGVKESGTLFSIPTYGFLIAILGLLLIGAIRWALGPAIAPAHVEAAAHQAPHLAGLALVWVFMRAYSAGCTALTGVEAISNGVPVFRDPPGKNAAKTMIWMVFLLGTMFMGITLLSHHFGVVYRHSPDPTLVQETLLSNLSRQVLGSGGTLVSLPAKVYYYVVQGFTFAILVVAANTAYADFPRLAALQAKDGFLPNQFTSMGDRLVFSNGILILSVLAGGLVVLFHANTDVLLPLYALGVFLGFTISQSGMVVHWYRKRGPHWQSKIAVNGVGACAAGIVMLDIAVTKFSGGAWIVTVLVPLLVMTFFNIHRHYIRVKSTLAASRTDAFLPSKHHAIVLVSGLHAGTVQALSYARLISGDRVEALTVDLGSDGFHESPAIQKLRADWAYYGMGVPLRSVPSPYRKVVEPILEEVNRFKLAEPEVCLTMILPEYVTSKWWQRLLHNQMAFRIKASLMLKPGVIVTSVRMHLPD; translated from the coding sequence ATGGCTGATTTTCGACGTCTTCTTCTCGGTCGCCGGCTGGCAAGCGACGAGAGCCACCACAACAGGATCAGCAACCCCATCGCGCTCGCCGTGTTCTCCTCCGACGCCCTTTCGTCGGTGGCGTACGCAACCCAGGAGATCATGGCCTCCCTCTCCACGGCCCTGGGCCACGCCGGCGCCCTGATGGCGGGGGCCACCGCGGCCGCCGTCTTCGGGCTCGCGGTGCCCGTGGCCATGGGGATCACGGCCCTGCTCATCATCCTGGCCTTCAGCTACCGCCAGACCATCCTGGAGTACCCCGGAGGCGGCGGCGCCTACATCGTCGCCAAGGACAACCTGGGCGAGATGGCCGCCCAGACCGCGGGGGCCTCCCTCCTGGTGGACTACATCCTCACGGTGGCCGTTTCCGTCTCCTCCGGGATCGCGGCCATCACCGCGGCCCTGCCCGTGCTCCAGGGCTACAACGTCACCCTGACGCTCCTGGCCATCGGGTTCATCGCCACGGCCAACCTCCGGGGCGTGAAGGAGAGCGGCACGCTCTTCTCCATCCCCACCTACGGATTCCTCATCGCGATCCTGGGTCTGCTGCTCATCGGGGCCATCCGGTGGGCCCTGGGCCCGGCCATCGCCCCGGCCCACGTGGAGGCCGCGGCGCACCAGGCGCCGCATCTGGCGGGCCTGGCCCTGGTGTGGGTCTTCATGCGCGCCTATTCCGCGGGCTGCACCGCGCTCACGGGGGTCGAGGCCATTTCCAACGGCGTGCCGGTCTTCCGGGACCCCCCGGGCAAGAACGCCGCCAAGACCATGATCTGGATGGTCTTCCTCCTGGGCACCATGTTCATGGGCATCACGCTCCTGAGCCACCATTTCGGCGTCGTGTACCGCCACAGCCCGGACCCCACCCTGGTGCAGGAGACCCTGCTCTCCAACCTCTCCAGGCAGGTGCTGGGCAGCGGGGGGACCCTGGTGTCCCTGCCGGCCAAGGTCTACTACTACGTGGTCCAGGGCTTCACCTTCGCCATCCTGGTGGTGGCCGCCAACACGGCCTACGCCGACTTCCCGCGCCTGGCCGCGCTCCAGGCCAAGGACGGCTTCCTGCCCAACCAGTTCACCAGCATGGGGGACCGGCTGGTCTTTTCCAACGGGATCCTCATCCTCTCGGTGCTGGCGGGGGGCCTGGTGGTGCTGTTCCACGCCAACACGGACGTGCTCCTGCCCCTGTACGCCCTGGGCGTGTTCCTGGGCTTCACCATCAGCCAGTCCGGCATGGTGGTCCACTGGTACCGCAAGCGGGGCCCCCACTGGCAGTCCAAGATCGCGGTGAACGGCGTGGGCGCCTGCGCCGCGGGCATCGTCATGCTCGACATCGCGGTCACCAAGTTCTCCGGCGGCGCGTGGATCGTCACCGTCCTGGTGCCCCTGCTGGTGATGACCTTCTTCAATATCCACCGCCACTACATCCGCGTGAAGTCGACCCTGGCCGCGAGCCGCACCGACGCCTTCCTCCCCTCCAAGCACCACGCCATCGTGCTGGTGTCCGGCCTCCACGCCGGCACGGTGCAGGCGCTGTCCTACGCCCGCCTCATCTCCGGGGACCGCGTGGAAGCTCTCACCGTGGACCTGGGCTCCGACGGCTTCCACGAGAGCCCCGCCATCCAGAAGCTGCGCGCGGACTGGGCCTACTACGGCATGGGCGTGCCCCTGCGCAGCGTGCCGAGCCCCTACCGCAAGGTGGTGGAGCCGATCCTGGAGGAGGTCAACCGCTTCAAGCTGGCGGAGCCCGAGGTGTGCCTGACGATGATCCTGCCGGAGTACGTCACCTCCAAGTGGTGGCAGCGGCTCCTCCACAACCAGATGGCCTTCCGCATCAAGGCCTCCCTGATGCTCAAGCCGGGCGTGATCGTGACCTCGGTACGCATGCACCTGCCCGACTGA